In Leptospira koniambonensis, a single genomic region encodes these proteins:
- a CDS encoding TIGR00266 family protein — MQFQISHKPSFSLLKLRLGPGQSIKSEAGAMVYMSSKMGVETKMGSGFLSALSRKIFGGESFFFNTYTAPDSGGEIGLAPDLPGDIIDLDLGGKSIFVQSGSYLASDPGIQVVSKFGGLRSLLGGEGLFLLEISGTGKVFLSSYGAIIPIKVEGNYTVDTGHIVAFENSLQFKVGKAGGNWKSTLLGGEGLVANFSGNGTLWIQSRVPSGFISWLTKLLPV; from the coding sequence ATGCAATTCCAGATCTCTCATAAACCTTCCTTCTCCTTATTGAAACTTAGATTAGGCCCTGGTCAATCGATTAAATCGGAAGCCGGAGCCATGGTGTACATGAGTTCTAAAATGGGTGTAGAAACTAAAATGGGAAGCGGGTTTCTTTCTGCTCTTTCCAGAAAAATTTTTGGAGGAGAGTCATTCTTCTTCAATACTTATACTGCTCCTGATTCAGGTGGAGAAATTGGACTCGCTCCAGATCTTCCTGGAGATATTATTGATTTGGATCTTGGAGGAAAAAGTATTTTTGTCCAATCCGGATCTTACCTTGCTTCTGACCCAGGCATCCAAGTAGTTTCTAAATTTGGAGGTCTTCGTTCTTTATTAGGGGGAGAAGGTCTGTTCTTATTAGAAATTTCCGGAACTGGAAAAGTATTCTTAAGTTCTTATGGAGCAATTATCCCAATCAAGGTAGAGGGGAATTATACTGTAGATACAGGTCATATAGTCGCCTTCGAAAATTCTCTACAATTCAAAGTAGGAAAGGCTGGAGGAAATTGGAAATCCACTTTGCTCGGTGGCGAAGGTTTAGTCGCAAATTTTTCAGGCAATGGAACTCTTTGGATCCAATCCAGAGTACCTTCTGGATTTATCAGTTGGCTTACTAAACTTCTTCCAGTTTAA
- a CDS encoding AMP-dependent synthetase/ligase: MAENLAQLFRESAEKFKNKPAFLYKDAQKNYLPINYSELYEAGVNLAEALIELGIQSRDHVALLADNRVEWIIADYGIIMTGAADVPRGTDITDSEIVYIVSHSESEVVFIENDKMLEKFNRNKSQLGKVKTVILMDKESEAPGVLKMYDLIEKGKSLRASGSRKVEDRVAAIKPEDLFTLIYTSGTTGLPKGVQLRHSNMMHQVLNVTPMLKISAEAKLLSILPVWHVFERVVEYVCISIGAATYYTNVRDLRQDLATVKPTFMGSAPRLWENIYNGIYTRINDPSQTPALRRGLFKLAYFFSDKKNAAVRFLTGKEVDYTGRNPIVSLFYGILMLIQLVLTGPFTLTVASSIAAYLLAPTEFSFLSLPLYILAGLGVFLNSATLDKIVLSKIRTATGGRLKASISGGGALPRHVDEFFNNIGINVLEGYGMTETSPVLSVRTFQKLIIGSVGSIVPKTHLQIRNDNNEVLTEIDANGKVIKGKLGRKGVVFVNGPQVMKGYFKNEEATSKALVDGWMNTGDMGMINFKHTLTLTGRAKDTVVLLGGENVEPVPIENKLQESVYISQCMIIGQDQKNLGAIIVPDFEKLEEWAKENGVDTSNKEALIENAKVVDLFRKEIKALNNSKNGFKSFEQVTPFFIVSKPFEVGEELNNMLKMKRHVIAEKYADKIKKVYTDK, from the coding sequence ATGGCTGAGAATCTCGCCCAATTATTTCGTGAGTCTGCAGAAAAATTTAAAAATAAGCCTGCTTTCTTATACAAAGATGCGCAAAAGAATTATTTGCCGATCAACTATTCGGAGTTATACGAAGCAGGTGTAAATCTTGCCGAGGCTTTGATCGAACTAGGTATCCAATCTAGAGATCATGTCGCGTTACTCGCTGATAACCGTGTAGAGTGGATCATTGCAGATTACGGTATTATTATGACCGGTGCGGCTGACGTTCCAAGGGGAACAGATATCACTGACTCAGAGATCGTTTATATCGTTAGTCACTCCGAATCCGAAGTGGTATTCATAGAAAACGATAAAATGTTGGAGAAATTCAACAGAAACAAATCCCAGCTCGGAAAAGTGAAAACTGTTATCCTAATGGATAAAGAATCCGAAGCTCCAGGCGTTCTGAAAATGTACGACCTGATCGAAAAAGGAAAAAGTTTAAGAGCTTCCGGTTCTCGCAAGGTAGAAGATAGAGTTGCTGCGATCAAACCTGAGGATCTTTTCACTTTGATCTATACTTCGGGAACTACAGGTCTTCCTAAAGGTGTTCAATTAAGACATTCTAATATGATGCACCAAGTACTGAACGTAACTCCTATGTTAAAGATCAGTGCGGAAGCAAAACTACTTTCCATTCTTCCTGTATGGCACGTATTCGAAAGAGTTGTGGAATATGTTTGTATCAGCATTGGTGCTGCGACTTATTACACTAACGTTAGGGACCTTCGCCAAGACTTAGCGACTGTAAAACCTACATTCATGGGTTCTGCTCCTCGTCTTTGGGAAAATATCTATAACGGTATTTATACAAGAATTAATGATCCAAGCCAAACTCCTGCTCTTCGACGTGGACTATTCAAGCTGGCTTATTTCTTCTCTGATAAGAAAAACGCAGCAGTTCGTTTTCTTACAGGTAAAGAAGTGGATTATACCGGAAGAAATCCGATCGTTTCCTTATTTTACGGGATCTTAATGTTGATCCAACTGGTATTAACCGGACCTTTCACTTTGACAGTGGCTTCTTCAATAGCTGCTTATCTATTAGCTCCAACTGAATTCTCTTTTTTAAGCCTGCCTCTATATATTTTAGCAGGACTTGGAGTATTCTTAAACAGTGCAACTCTTGATAAGATTGTTCTTTCCAAGATCAGAACAGCTACTGGTGGAAGATTGAAAGCTTCTATCTCCGGAGGAGGAGCTCTTCCTCGTCACGTTGATGAGTTTTTCAATAATATTGGGATCAATGTATTGGAAGGTTACGGTATGACTGAAACTTCTCCTGTACTTTCTGTAAGAACTTTCCAAAAACTGATTATCGGTTCTGTTGGTTCTATCGTTCCTAAAACTCATCTTCAGATCAGAAATGATAATAACGAAGTTTTAACTGAGATCGATGCAAACGGAAAAGTGATCAAAGGTAAACTTGGTCGCAAAGGTGTTGTGTTCGTAAACGGTCCGCAAGTTATGAAAGGTTACTTCAAGAATGAAGAAGCTACTTCTAAGGCTCTTGTAGACGGATGGATGAATACCGGTGATATGGGGATGATCAACTTCAAACATACCCTAACACTTACCGGAAGAGCGAAAGACACCGTGGTTCTATTAGGCGGAGAAAACGTTGAGCCGGTTCCAATCGAGAACAAACTCCAAGAGTCTGTTTATATCAGCCAATGTATGATCATAGGGCAAGACCAGAAGAATTTAGGAGCCATCATTGTTCCTGACTTCGAAAAATTGGAAGAATGGGCAAAAGAGAACGGAGTGGATACTTCTAACAAAGAAGCATTGATCGAGAACGCGAAAGTTGTAGATTTGTTCAGAAAAGAGATCAAAGCTCTTAACAACTCTAAGAACGGATTTAAATCTTTCGAACAAGTTACTCCATTCTTCATAGTTTCCAAACCTTTCGAGGTTGGAGAAGAGTTGAATAATATGTTGAAGATGAAACGCCACGTAATCGCTGAGAAATACGCGGATAAGATTAAGAAAGTCTATACAGACAAATAA
- a CDS encoding LIC11631 family protein, which yields MAKTILSKPSIFEPYGHSDLYALDNLYFSALREREVWDFSRVREFSALNLGFIFARAELTWKKFQSELEIKNLSPSFKKGICLSAGWEEVPGLKIDSFLPKVLGTEEVFQYSRLEDVSEEIPFREFFSQEGFVFQGIWKDKNYLILFSNTDSENRNLPSIIQKISHFNSDKKLEGNFFLRTEKQSYLNFLKPKESFGPLFLQEKKIDQDEFLFLSLEYSESIK from the coding sequence ATGGCGAAAACGATTCTCTCTAAACCAAGTATTTTCGAACCTTATGGTCATTCGGACCTTTACGCATTAGATAATCTTTATTTTTCAGCGTTAAGAGAAAGAGAAGTCTGGGACTTTTCCCGAGTAAGAGAATTTTCTGCCTTAAATTTAGGATTTATATTCGCCAGAGCAGAACTTACTTGGAAGAAGTTCCAATCAGAATTAGAGATCAAAAATTTGAGCCCAAGTTTTAAAAAAGGGATCTGTCTAAGTGCAGGCTGGGAAGAAGTTCCAGGTCTTAAAATTGATTCATTCTTGCCAAAGGTTTTGGGTACAGAAGAAGTTTTTCAATATTCCAGATTGGAAGATGTTTCGGAAGAAATCCCTTTTAGAGAATTTTTCTCCCAAGAAGGATTTGTTTTCCAAGGTATATGGAAAGATAAAAATTATCTGATCTTATTTTCAAATACCGATTCAGAAAATAGAAATCTTCCTTCCATTATTCAAAAAATTTCCCATTTTAATTCGGATAAAAAATTAGAAGGAAATTTTTTCCTTAGAACTGAAAAACAATCTTATTTGAATTTTCTAAAACCAAAAGAATCTTTTGGACCTTTATTCCTGCAAGAAAAGAAGATAGACCAAGATGAATTCTTATTTTTAAGCTTAGAATATTCCGAAAGTATAAAGTAA
- a CDS encoding SDR family oxidoreductase: protein MRMKHILITGANRGIGLELANLYSEKGYTVYAACRKSSEPLRRLGVKIFEGLDLTQSQSFETLSGFLTGIKLDIFINNAGILIPDNLESVDFTELETQILVNAIGPLRLSRLLLPKLGPNSKLIFITSRMGSISDNTSGAYYGYRMSKAALNAGAVSLARDLTPKKISVGIFHPGMVATEMTGRQGIPPREAAEGLANLVEKLGPERSGRFFHQNGEELPW from the coding sequence ATCAGAATGAAACATATTTTAATCACTGGAGCGAATCGAGGAATCGGTTTAGAGCTCGCAAATTTATATTCCGAAAAAGGTTACACAGTTTACGCCGCTTGCAGGAAAAGTTCAGAACCTCTTCGCAGGTTGGGCGTTAAAATTTTCGAAGGATTGGATCTGACCCAGAGCCAAAGTTTCGAAACTCTTTCCGGCTTTTTGACCGGGATCAAACTGGATATATTCATCAATAACGCGGGTATCCTGATCCCTGATAATTTAGAAAGTGTGGACTTTACTGAACTTGAAACCCAGATCCTGGTAAATGCAATCGGTCCGCTCCGATTGAGTCGCCTACTTCTTCCTAAACTTGGCCCTAACTCCAAACTGATATTTATCACAAGCAGAATGGGGTCTATTTCAGACAATACTTCTGGCGCCTATTACGGATATAGAATGTCCAAAGCTGCTTTGAATGCCGGTGCAGTTAGCCTCGCTCGCGACCTTACCCCTAAAAAGATCTCTGTAGGCATTTTCCACCCCGGAATGGTAGCCACCGAAATGACAGGAAGGCAAGGAATTCCACCCAGAGAAGCGGCCGAAGGACTAGCCAATTTAGTGGAAAAACTAGGCCCGGAAAGGTCAGGAAGATTCTTTCATCAAAACGGGGAAGAGTTACCATGGTAA
- a CDS encoding PQQ-dependent sugar dehydrogenase — protein MRRFRNRILTFSLFLGLFLFMGDWLLLAKTKKQKPKKESGTEYIFGWTQVASGFKEITDIQFHPSLPDEMVVLEKKGKILLWNFTKKESKLIADFTGNVETKSEEGLLGLAFHPKFSENKLFYINAVSKEAGKDQTFILEFHWDDSKIIRWQDRKRILLRVDQPYSNHNAGQLSFGPDGKLYIGFGDGGAGGDPFKHGQNTSTYLGTLIRITPNLDSNAPPYKIPEDNPYKNSPGFLPEIWAYGFRNPWKFSFDTKTGDLYLADVGQDDWEEVDLVLKGKNYGWNLKEGSHCFLPKDSCEKPGLIDPILEYDHDLGRSITGGYVYRGKNLSKYYGWYIFADFITGKLVGFSTEGEAKRKLTVLGDTHFLISTFGQDSAGELYFGDFSSGNIFQIGKKN, from the coding sequence ATGAGACGATTTCGCAACAGGATCTTAACCTTCTCTCTCTTTCTGGGACTCTTCCTTTTTATGGGAGATTGGCTTCTTCTTGCCAAAACCAAAAAACAAAAACCTAAAAAAGAAAGCGGCACAGAATACATTTTCGGTTGGACCCAGGTGGCTTCCGGATTTAAAGAAATTACTGATATACAATTTCATCCTAGCTTACCCGACGAGATGGTCGTATTAGAGAAGAAGGGAAAAATCCTTCTATGGAATTTTACAAAGAAAGAATCAAAGTTAATCGCTGATTTTACAGGAAATGTAGAAACCAAATCAGAAGAAGGTTTACTGGGACTCGCATTTCACCCTAAGTTTTCGGAAAATAAACTCTTCTATATCAATGCGGTTTCTAAAGAAGCAGGCAAAGACCAGACATTCATTTTAGAATTTCACTGGGATGATTCTAAGATCATTCGTTGGCAGGATCGTAAAAGGATCTTACTCAGAGTGGATCAGCCTTATTCCAATCATAATGCGGGTCAGCTTAGTTTTGGCCCGGATGGAAAATTATATATTGGTTTTGGAGATGGAGGCGCAGGTGGAGATCCATTCAAACATGGGCAAAACACTTCTACTTATCTAGGAACTCTTATCCGAATAACACCTAATTTGGATTCAAATGCTCCTCCTTATAAAATCCCGGAAGATAATCCTTACAAAAACTCACCGGGCTTCTTACCAGAAATTTGGGCTTATGGATTTAGAAATCCCTGGAAGTTCTCCTTCGATACAAAAACAGGAGATCTATATCTTGCTGATGTAGGCCAGGATGATTGGGAAGAAGTAGATCTGGTTCTAAAAGGTAAAAACTACGGTTGGAATCTAAAGGAAGGATCTCATTGCTTTTTACCCAAGGATTCTTGCGAAAAACCAGGGTTAATCGATCCAATCTTAGAATATGATCATGATTTAGGTCGTTCTATTACAGGTGGATACGTCTACAGAGGGAAAAATCTTTCCAAATACTATGGATGGTATATATTTGCGGACTTTATCACAGGAAAGCTAGTTGGTTTCTCTACAGAAGGAGAAGCCAAGAGGAAACTAACGGTATTAGGGGATACACACTTCCTAATTAGCACATTTGGCCAAGATTCCGCAGGTGAACTGTATTTTGGTGATTTTAGTTCAGGAAATATCTTCCAAATTGGAAAAAAAAATTGA
- a CDS encoding TIGR00266 family protein → MKFEILAKPDFPILKLNMTSGESIRAESGAMVAMSPEVKMETKAQGGIFASAKRALFSGESFFQNTFTVEGGNGELFLTSATQGDLEHRTLKNEELILSRGAYVAGGTDLVIDSKWGGFKGFFAGEGLFFLKVSGTGDLFFSSFGAIHQVDVDGMYIVDTGHIVAFEPSLDYHIDKVGGLKSLFLSGEGLVAKFSGKGKLYLQTRNQNSFASWANTWRRVQRSTSGGD, encoded by the coding sequence ATGAAATTTGAAATATTAGCAAAACCTGATTTTCCTATCTTAAAACTTAATATGACTTCCGGAGAATCCATTCGTGCTGAATCCGGGGCTATGGTTGCAATGTCTCCTGAAGTCAAAATGGAAACCAAGGCACAAGGTGGAATATTCGCATCCGCTAAAAGAGCTTTATTCAGTGGTGAATCATTCTTCCAAAACACTTTCACTGTCGAGGGTGGAAATGGAGAATTATTTCTGACCTCTGCCACACAAGGAGACTTGGAACATAGAACTCTCAAAAACGAAGAATTGATCTTAAGTAGAGGAGCCTATGTTGCTGGCGGAACAGACCTTGTAATAGACAGTAAATGGGGAGGCTTCAAAGGATTTTTTGCAGGAGAAGGTTTATTCTTCCTGAAAGTTTCCGGAACAGGGGACCTTTTCTTTTCTAGCTTTGGAGCAATTCACCAAGTAGATGTAGACGGAATGTACATAGTCGACACAGGACATATAGTAGCATTCGAACCTAGTTTAGATTATCATATAGATAAGGTGGGAGGATTAAAATCGCTCTTCTTATCAGGTGAGGGACTAGTAGCAAAGTTTTCCGGAAAAGGAAAACTTTATCTACAAACTAGGAACCAAAACTCTTTTGCTTCTTGGGCAAATACCTGGAGAAGAGTGCAACGATCTACAAGTGGAGGGGACTAA
- the lpxC gene encoding UDP-3-O-acyl-N-acetylglucosamine deacetylase → MNFTEHRKTLKETVRIKGIGLHSGKEVNLIGHPAPAGTGIVFEYRKGEDKASIPVELSNVVDTSNATTLGDGLHRVQTVEHLMAAVFSLGITDMILEIDSVEVPIMDGSSLPFLEAFESTGYTEFEERIEPIYVKNPMWVVDGDKYLVILPSETWKVTYTIDFPHPLLKGQNITIDLDRDILKNEILPARTFGFLKDVEALQARGLAMGGSLDNAIVLTQDGYLNESLRYENECVRHKILDLVGDLSIAGRPIIGHYLASKAGHALDVSMAKLVMSSVTGNELGKYKSRRIPLFNRKAAAV, encoded by the coding sequence ATGAATTTCACAGAACATAGAAAAACTCTTAAAGAAACAGTTAGAATTAAGGGGATCGGATTACATTCCGGCAAAGAAGTAAATCTGATCGGGCACCCTGCTCCTGCTGGAACAGGTATAGTTTTTGAATACAGAAAGGGAGAAGATAAGGCATCCATCCCTGTAGAATTAAGCAACGTGGTAGATACGAGTAACGCTACTACACTTGGAGATGGACTTCATAGAGTCCAAACCGTAGAGCACCTGATGGCAGCGGTATTCTCCCTAGGAATTACGGATATGATCCTGGAAATCGACTCCGTAGAAGTTCCGATCATGGACGGATCTTCCCTTCCTTTCCTAGAGGCATTCGAAAGCACAGGTTATACTGAGTTCGAAGAAAGAATCGAACCTATTTATGTAAAAAACCCAATGTGGGTGGTAGACGGGGACAAATACCTTGTGATCCTTCCAAGCGAAACCTGGAAAGTAACCTACACAATCGACTTCCCTCACCCTCTTCTTAAAGGCCAGAATATCACAATCGATCTGGACCGCGACATCCTCAAAAACGAAATTTTACCAGCCAGAACCTTCGGATTCCTAAAAGACGTAGAAGCTCTACAAGCAAGAGGACTTGCAATGGGAGGTTCCTTAGATAACGCAATCGTTCTTACCCAGGACGGATACCTAAACGAATCCCTTCGATATGAGAATGAATGTGTTCGCCATAAAATTTTGGACCTGGTAGGTGATCTTTCCATCGCAGGAAGACCTATCATCGGACATTATTTGGCTTCCAAGGCGGGCCATGCACTGGACGTTTCCATGGCTAAGTTAGTCATGAGTTCAGTTACTGGAAACGAATTGGGCAAATACAAAAGCCGTCGTATTCCACTTTTCAACAGAAAAGCGGCGGCGGTCTAA
- a CDS encoding TIGR00266 family protein: MNIQVLYKPSYSVAKVNLSSGESIKAEAGALMSMSSHIQMQTSKAQQGGILKSLKAAFLGGESFWMNTFSASQPGEVLLAPTLPGDIEKLDLNGTIFIQSSSFLASKPDIDIDTKFQGLKGFFSGESLFFLKLSGSGTVLISSYGGIEVLDVEGEFIVDTGHIVAFEEGLQYEITKFGGWKSFFLGGEGLVARFKGKGRLWLQSRNVPTLGAWFRSELPPKKE, translated from the coding sequence ATGAATATCCAAGTTTTATACAAACCATCTTATTCCGTAGCGAAAGTTAATTTAAGTTCCGGAGAATCTATCAAGGCGGAAGCAGGGGCTCTCATGAGTATGAGCTCTCATATCCAAATGCAAACGAGCAAAGCACAGCAAGGAGGGATTTTAAAATCCTTAAAGGCTGCTTTTTTAGGAGGAGAATCTTTCTGGATGAATACATTCTCTGCATCACAACCTGGAGAAGTTTTACTTGCTCCCACTCTTCCTGGCGATATCGAAAAACTAGATTTGAATGGTACAATTTTTATCCAGTCCAGTTCCTTTCTAGCATCAAAACCAGATATCGATATAGATACTAAGTTCCAAGGTCTGAAAGGTTTTTTCAGTGGAGAGTCTTTATTCTTCTTAAAACTTTCTGGATCTGGCACAGTTCTTATCTCAAGTTACGGCGGGATAGAAGTATTAGATGTAGAAGGCGAATTTATAGTAGATACTGGCCATATAGTTGCATTCGAAGAAGGTCTGCAATACGAGATCACTAAGTTCGGAGGTTGGAAATCTTTCTTCTTGGGTGGAGAAGGTCTAGTCGCCAGATTCAAAGGAAAAGGAAGACTTTGGCTCCAATCCAGAAATGTGCCTACACTCGGCGCTTGGTTCAGATCAGAATTACCACCAAAAAAGGAATAG
- the ptsP gene encoding phosphoenolpyruvate--protein phosphotransferase, which yields MNGGGKRSTYMGIVAFPGRFYGRCVKVGTKRRHLAHGAYIHESQKPEELKKLSTALDSSKIELKSIIASLKTREQDRELKEILETQVTITEDPGLQDSFRNRIKEYNENAFLAVQNTINELTDKFTRLDNPFFRERSDHFQDISNRILENLLDKKEEVSFLADQSEDVILVARQLTPSQMILMDKSRIRGIATDLGGKTGHMAILARNYGIPTIVGLKEFYRNINDFEYVFLDADTGQIVRNPTIEEVKYYGASSPLSFETKVIKPKKAVTKDGVKIRLKCNLESDTDCDLAKKADVDGVGLFRSESLFLKYQDKNVSGEEQFLAYKRIAEGMDPNPVYIRTFDIGADKFSTGEFEENPFLGNRGIRYSLQNPEWFKEQLIAILRASAYGNLSIMLPMVTNLGEIKKTKEILEECKRELTAKKEKFNRKIKLGVMVETPSAVSSMDVLAREVDFFSVGTNDLLQYLMAVDRNNVNVSSLYNPFHISFLRALVQIVETAWKYERPLSICGELASDTNFTILLLGMGFRELSISIPFVGPIRKILGSVSLKQANFLLKKILELSENEDYEAIEAFLFSKHLE from the coding sequence ATGAATGGCGGTGGGAAAAGAAGTACATATATGGGGATAGTCGCTTTTCCCGGCAGATTTTACGGTCGTTGCGTAAAAGTCGGAACAAAGAGAAGACATCTAGCTCACGGCGCCTATATCCATGAGAGCCAAAAACCAGAAGAGCTTAAAAAACTCTCCACAGCACTTGATTCTTCTAAAATTGAATTAAAATCAATTATCGCGAGTCTCAAAACAAGAGAACAAGATAGAGAACTAAAAGAAATTTTAGAAACCCAGGTCACTATCACGGAAGATCCTGGACTACAAGATTCATTCAGAAATCGGATCAAAGAATACAACGAAAACGCATTTTTAGCAGTACAAAATACGATCAATGAACTCACAGATAAGTTCACTCGTTTAGATAATCCATTCTTCAGAGAAAGATCAGATCATTTTCAGGATATCTCAAATCGTATCTTAGAAAACCTTTTAGATAAAAAAGAAGAAGTCTCCTTTTTAGCAGATCAATCAGAGGATGTGATCCTTGTCGCAAGACAATTAACTCCTTCTCAAATGATCCTGATGGATAAGAGTAGAATTAGAGGAATTGCAACGGATCTGGGCGGAAAAACAGGTCACATGGCTATTCTTGCCAGAAACTACGGGATCCCTACCATAGTTGGTCTAAAAGAATTTTATAGAAATATTAATGATTTTGAATATGTTTTCTTAGACGCAGATACAGGCCAAATAGTAAGAAATCCAACAATAGAAGAAGTCAAATATTATGGAGCTTCTTCTCCTTTAAGTTTTGAAACAAAGGTAATAAAACCTAAAAAAGCGGTTACAAAAGACGGAGTAAAGATCCGGCTAAAATGTAATTTAGAATCTGATACAGACTGCGATCTTGCTAAAAAAGCAGATGTAGACGGAGTCGGGCTTTTTCGTTCAGAATCATTATTTTTAAAATACCAGGACAAAAACGTATCCGGCGAAGAACAATTTTTAGCTTATAAACGTATCGCAGAAGGAATGGATCCAAATCCTGTATATATCCGGACCTTCGATATAGGAGCCGATAAATTTTCTACAGGAGAATTTGAAGAGAATCCTTTTTTAGGAAATAGAGGAATTCGGTACAGTCTTCAAAATCCTGAATGGTTCAAAGAACAATTGATCGCAATTCTAAGAGCTTCTGCCTACGGAAACTTGAGCATTATGCTTCCTATGGTAACTAACCTAGGAGAGATCAAAAAAACAAAAGAAATATTAGAAGAATGCAAAAGAGAACTTACTGCCAAGAAAGAAAAGTTCAACAGAAAGATCAAACTGGGAGTGATGGTAGAAACTCCATCTGCAGTTTCTTCCATGGATGTTCTTGCAAGAGAAGTAGACTTTTTCTCGGTCGGAACAAACGATCTATTACAATATTTAATGGCAGTGGATCGAAATAATGTGAATGTATCTTCCTTATACAATCCATTCCATATTTCCTTTTTAAGAGCTTTGGTCCAAATTGTAGAGACTGCCTGGAAATACGAAAGGCCATTAAGTATCTGCGGAGAACTTGCTTCCGATACTAATTTTACAATTTTACTTTTAGGTATGGGATTCAGAGAACTTTCTATCTCCATTCCGTTTGTAGGACCAATCCGTAAAATTTTAGGATCGGTCAGCCTAAAACAGGCAAACTTTCTTTTGAAAAAAATATTAGAACTTTCTGAAAATGAAGACTACGAAGCGATCGAGGCTTTCTTATTCAGTAAACATTTGGAGTAA
- a CDS encoding radical SAM protein, with the protein MSTSTLRPESSIALLEEMERKYKQIPFEAILKQDILRQGIHFLPESFQIEGDYKTKDYFIFSFDHIPLADMKEGTDSKAPEEIKISGGYFNLLPTIVSTRNNPESPYKVKRIPPGEKDEGRPGLYLNETFLGKLEYPPKPAWYRHKTKSGKIPGEIAPVIEWGYLIYLTVFRNCQYFGKDEECAYCDINHNYRQQKNAGRPYTGVKDIEDILEVLSWIDAEDDIAKVYTITGGSVITSLKKKNEIDFYLEYAQAIEQKFPGRWMGKIVSQAWENDDCKKFKDAGIQVYHPNYEVWEPELFKKICPGKEAYIGRDTWIRRIVDSAEIFGPSYVIPNFVGGVELSQPWGFATVAEAIKSTGEGLDFFMSKGIMPRFTAWCPEPYTTLGTQAGPPLEYFCELLTVWKSTFEKYNLPVPPGYGEPGPGKAVFSVSAFMDVIGYPGRV; encoded by the coding sequence ATGAGCACGAGTACCCTTCGCCCCGAATCTTCCATAGCCTTATTAGAGGAAATGGAAAGAAAATATAAACAGATCCCGTTCGAAGCAATTTTGAAGCAGGATATTCTGAGGCAAGGGATCCATTTTCTTCCTGAATCTTTTCAGATAGAGGGAGATTATAAGACCAAGGATTATTTCATCTTCTCCTTCGACCATATTCCGCTTGCGGATATGAAAGAAGGAACTGATTCCAAGGCACCGGAAGAGATCAAGATCTCAGGTGGTTATTTTAATTTATTACCTACTATTGTCTCTACTCGTAATAACCCTGAATCACCTTACAAAGTAAAACGTATCCCTCCTGGAGAAAAAGACGAAGGAAGACCTGGTCTTTATTTAAACGAAACATTTTTAGGAAAACTGGAATATCCACCTAAGCCCGCTTGGTACAGACACAAAACCAAGTCAGGAAAAATTCCGGGAGAGATCGCACCTGTTATTGAATGGGGATATCTGATCTACTTAACTGTATTCCGTAACTGCCAATACTTTGGTAAAGACGAAGAATGTGCATACTGTGATATCAATCATAACTATAGACAACAGAAGAATGCAGGCAGACCTTATACTGGCGTTAAAGATATCGAAGATATTTTAGAAGTTCTGTCTTGGATAGATGCAGAAGACGATATCGCAAAAGTTTATACGATCACCGGCGGATCCGTAATTACTTCTCTCAAAAAGAAAAATGAAATAGATTTTTATTTAGAATACGCACAAGCAATCGAACAGAAATTCCCGGGAAGATGGATGGGTAAGATCGTTTCCCAAGCCTGGGAGAATGATGACTGCAAAAAATTCAAAGACGCAGGCATCCAAGTATATCATCCCAACTACGAAGTTTGGGAACCTGAATTATTCAAAAAAATCTGCCCAGGAAAAGAAGCTTATATCGGCAGAGATACTTGGATCAGACGGATCGTTGACTCTGCAGAAATTTTTGGACCTTCTTATGTAATCCCAAACTTTGTAGGTGGAGTAGAACTTTCTCAGCCTTGGGGATTTGCAACAGTTGCAGAAGCAATCAAGTCTACAGGAGAAGGTTTAGACTTCTTCATGTCTAAGGGGATCATGCCTAGATTTACTGCTTGGTGTCCTGAACCTTATACAACTTTAGGAACACAGGCTGGCCCTCCATTGGAATATTTCTGTGAATTACTCACTGTCTGGAAGTCTACATTCGAAAAATATAATCTTCCAGTACCTCCAGGTTATGGAGAACCGGGACCGGGAAAGGCGGTATTCTCTGTTTCCGCCTTTATGGATGTGATCGGTTATCCTGGAAGGGTTTAG